A single genomic interval of Labeo rohita strain BAU-BD-2019 chromosome 13, IGBB_LRoh.1.0, whole genome shotgun sequence harbors:
- the pdlim1 gene encoding PDZ and LIM domain protein 1, whose protein sequence is MPLRVVLQGPGPWGFRLVGGKDFEQPLTISRVTPGSKAAQADLCMGDMILAIDGESTEGMTHLEAQNKIKACMEEMVLSIDRSESKMWSPLVTEEGKTNPYKMNLANKETQEVKHIGSAHNRSAMPFSSGSPRLVTNMYNNPSGLYSSENIKSFNSAVDDVQTSAASSEASRNPDPSRPGQPKPVIAADSEVYKMLQENQESNEPPRQSASFKVLQEILETGDADKPSGFRSVKPPTTKIGASVGNPDKLSLCDKCGSGIVGMMVKVRDKFRHPECYICTDCGINLKQKGHFFVEDKIYCEKHARERVTPPEGYDVVTVFPK, encoded by the exons ATGCCTTTACGGGTTGTTTTACAAGGTCCTGGACCGTGGGGCTTCCGCCTGGTCGGAGGAAAAGATTTCGAACAACCTCTGACGATCTCGAGG GTGACCCCAGGAAGCAAAGCGGCTCAGGCTGACCTTTGTATGGGGGACATGATCCTGGCCATAGATGGAGAGTCAACAGAGGGCATGACTCACCTGGAAGCACAGAATAAAATCAAAGCTTGCATGGAGGAAATGGTGCTTTCCATTGACAG aTCAGAGTCGAAAATGTGGTCCCCGTTGGtcactgaagaaggaaagaccaATCCATACAAGATGAATCTGGCAAATAAAGAAACACAG gaGGTGAAACATATAGGCTCTGCTCATAACAGGAGTGCCATGCCTTTCAGTTCTGGCAGTCCAAGGTTGGTCACCAACATGTACAATAACCCCTCTGGCCTGTATTCCTCTGAGAACATTAAGAGTTTCAACAGTGCAGTGGATGACGTCCAGACTTCTGCTGCTTCCAGTGAAGCCAGTAGGAA cCCAGATCCCTCTAGACCTGGCCAGCCAAAGCCTGTGATAGCTGCAGATTCTGAGGTGTACAAAATGCTGCAGGAGAATCAAGAATCCAACGAGCCTCCTCGCCAGTCTGCCTCTTTTAAAGTTCTGCAGGAGATCCTGGAAACCG GTGATGCAGATAAACCCTCAGGCTTTAGAAGTGTCAAGCCCCCCACCACAAAAATTGGAGCCTCGGTTGGGAATCCTGACAAGCTCTCTCTTTGTGACAAATGTGGTTCAGGGATTGT AGGAATGATGGTCAAAGTTCGAGACAAGTTTCGCCATCCAGAATGCTACATCTGCACAGACTGCGGGATCAATCTTAAGCAAAAAGGACACTTTTTTGTCGAGGACAAGATTTACTGCGAGAAACACGCGCGTGAACGCGTCACTCCTCCAGAGGGTTATGATGTCGTCACTGTGTTTCCAAAGTAG